In a single window of the Callithrix jacchus isolate 240 chromosome 1, calJac240_pri, whole genome shotgun sequence genome:
- the LOC118155309 gene encoding spermatogenesis-associated protein 31A1-like isoform X1, whose amino-acid sequence MLKFLSDFWINTPSYTPWVLDIFLTLVFVVELYFLLAPCLSYFRHDPPSPSPGEKIMGHLLSQGQQRGRPKGRKKNRSLKDHLKVLERIRDSLSQLQRILGPHPEKGDFGQLSGPDPPGEECKRAPDGASHSPQEPMEDAAPVLSPLASPDPQTQHPSPLISTPSPGPMATSVSPLSASQPPEPSLPLEHPSPKPPALFPNPPHTPDPRACSPPPPKGFITPPLRDSTLTTPSHCDSVALPLGTIHPSSSPCEDLATSGPAISGLGGSSSHVSVPALWCRETTKTWRISNPSVQQDHLSGHPPETSSSGDPTNSQMEAGSPFLLSSDGQNVVGIQVTERARINIREEKEKDGSFPKQTNTEKHLNPLGNLVKSLNAEQDTTTLKPVWDMEDLKQSSSPQKLSDPGILKEHFQKNYSQLFWGLPSRHSESLEANAWVSERSSTLRSPSFLFNGVPDVRPLQTETTMSPLLYQAQRPSHLRPGSQPFISPTPPCQLSHMAQAEAQARLQSSFPVQAPALASPINNSGVACPASQNKTQALTFPEMQRPGWSSKQPEGGLALPSRAQKPQDVFSAPTPNLPQGSLRAIIPENFPVSPELRSNLGTTQESPDLMQPPEKLPGTSQGRGKLRPLQFSESSGESSKDIQKVTFPLESNPCTPLGQIRGQTPQNLARCLESFPGKVLGAEPQVSEESERDLKMPSKRDSESDLLRRTERNRIENILKAHVGMKLGQLSEGFIPIHVRRSWLAVNQAFPLSNTHMKTSNLTTPKSERASVNTSLELSFLDPCTRQVLGRHIVRLWAKHNWSLALRVLKPIKLFKLEKVSSLSLTQRAGPSSATYESKPNSKVEKATFLRESPPAGLRKQVLTKASVQTPDSLMAARRSNLGYEEPKNPKRQGSRKSQSRMFTPTHNSENPTKPNLEKREERLEDLRTPQLTPVRKTEKTRQDEGLRLLPSKKQPPSISDVGESIKQFFQQVFSEKKSKPVPVTAKSQKIVKNRSHVYSSYAEAERLTAAVGHMLEKKMTLCCEHRASKANQHKQEFQAPVCGFPCNRRHLFHPEHSTMLGYAASSQQATLKSQSYPNREKHIRDQQSLKSV is encoded by the exons ATGCTAAAGTTTCTTAGTGATTTCTGGATAAACACCCCCAGCTATACACCATGGGTGTTAGATATCTTCCTCACCCTGGTATTTGTCGTGGAGTTATATTTCCTATTAGCCCCCTGCCTCTCTTACTTCCGTCATGATCCACCCTCACCATCGCCAGGGGAGAAGATAATG GGTCACCTTCTCTCCCAGGGTCAGCAGAGGGGGAGGcccaaaggcaggaagaaaaaccGCAGTCTGAAAG ACCACCTGAAAGTCCTGGAGAGGATTCGGGACTCGCTTTCACAACTGCAGCG CATCCTGGGGCCGCATCCTGAGAAAGGCGACTTTGGTCAGCTCTCTGGTCCAGATCCCCCAGGTGAGGAGTGCAAACGAGCGCCTGATGGAGCCTCCCACTCCCCTCAGGAGCCAATGGAAGATGCCGCTCCCGTGCTTTCCCCATTAGCTTCCCCAGATCCTCAAACCCAGCATCCTTCGCCTCTCATCTCCACCCCATCACCAGGCCCAAtggccacctcagtctcccctctGAGTGCCTCCCAACCACCAGAGCCTTCCCTTCCCCTGGAACACCCCTCACCAAAGCCACCTGCGCTTTTCCCTAACCCACCACACACCCCTGATCCTCGGGCCTGCTCTCCGCCTCCTCCGAAAGGCTTCATTACTCCTCCCCTGCGGGATTCCACTCTGACGACTCCATCTCACTGTGACTCAGTGGCGCTTCCACTGGGCACCATCCATCCAAGCTCATCTCCATGTGAGGATCTGGCGACTTCTGGCCCAGCCATCTCAGGCCTTGGCGGCTCAAGCAGTCATGTCTCTGTGCCTGCACTCTGGTGTCGGGAAACTACCAAAACCTGGCGCATCTCCAACCCATCGGTCCAGCAAGATCATCTTTCCGGCCACCCACCAGAAACCTCGTCCTCGGGAGACCCCACAAACAGTCAGATGGAAGCTGGAAGCCCCTTTTTGCTCAGCTCTGATGGCCAGAATGTCGTGGGAATACAAGTCACAGAAAGAGCCAGGATCAACATtcgggaggaaaaagaaaaagatggatcaTTTCCAAAACAAACGAACACGGAAAAGCACTTGAATCCTTTGGGGAATTTGGTGAAATCATTGAATGCTGAGCAGGACACCACAACCCTAAAACCCGTCTGGGACATGGAAGACTTGAAACAATCGTCTAGTCCTCAGAAGCTCTCGGATCCTGGAATCCTGAAGGAACATTTTCAGAAGAATTATAGCCAGCTTTTCTGGGGCCTCCCCTCTCGGCACAGCGAATCCTTGGAGGCTAATGCCTGGGTGTCTGAGAGATCTTCTACTTTACGGTCTCCTTCTTTCTTGTTCAATGGCGTTCCCGATGTCCGCCCACTTCAAACAGAGACTACAATGTCTCCACTGCTTTACCAGGCCCAGCGCCCGTCCCATCTGAGGCCTGGGTCCCAACCCTTTATTTCGCCCACACCCCCATGCCAGCTCTCACACATGGCTCAGGCGGAGGCTCAGGCCCGTCTTCAATCCTCTTTCCCAGTCCAAGCTCCTGCTCTTGCATCCCCGATTAATAATTCTGGAGTAGCTTGCCCCGCGTCGCAGAATAAGACGCAAGCTCTCACCTTCCCTGAAATGCAGCGCCCTGGATGGTCTTCTAAACAACCAGAAGGTGGGTTGGCTTTACCCTCTAGGGCCCAAAAACCTCAGGATGTCTTTAGCGCCCCCACTCCTAACCTTCCCCAGGGCAGCTTGAGAGCAATCATTCCTGAGAACTTTCCAGTCAGTCCTGAACTCCGAAGCAACCTGGGAACGACCCAAGAGTCTCCGGATCTGATGCAGCCTCCGGAGAAACTGCCAGGGACAAGTCAGGGCAGGGGCAAACTCAGACCCTTGCAGTTCTCCGAGTCCTCGGGCGAAAGCAGCAAGGACATACAGAAGGTGACGTTCCCGCTAGAGAGTAATCCGTGCACACCTCTGGGACAAATTCGGGGGCAGACCCCGCAAAATCTAGCCAGGTGCCTGGAAAGCTTCCCAGGGAAGGTTCTGGGGGCAGAACCTCAAGTCTCTGAGGAATCGGAAAGAGACTTGAAGATGCCCTCGAAGAGAGACTCGGAAAGTGATTTATTAAGACGCACAGAGAGAAATCGTATAGAAAACATCCTGAAAGCCCACGTGGGCATGAAGTTGGGCCAGCTCAGTGAGGGCTTTATCCCCATCCATGTGCGTCGATCCTGGCTTGCTGTCAACCAGGCTTTTCCCCTGTCCAACACCCACATGAAGACCAGCAATCTAACAACCCCAAAAAGTGAAAGAGCCAGTGTGAACACATCCCTGGAGCTTTCCTTCCTCGATCCGTGCACTCGACAGGTGCTGGGACGCCATATTGTGAGGTTGTGGGCCAAACACAACTGGAGCCTAGCCCTCAGGGTCCTCAAGCCCATTAAGCTCTTTAAACTGGAAAAAGTTTCATCCTTATCCCTAACACAGCGTGCCGGTCCCTCCTCAGCCACCTATGAATCTAAGCCTAACTCAAAAGTTGAGAAAGCCACGTTCCTAAGAGAGTCACCACCGGCAGGTCTGAGAAAGCAGGTGCTGACCAAAGCATCTGTTCAGACGCCAGACAGTCTTATGGCAGCCAGAAGGAGCAACCTGGGGTATGAGGAGCCCAAGAACCCGAAACGTCAAGGCTCACGCAAGAGCCAGAGCCGGATGTTTACCCCTACTCACAACAGTGAGAACCCAACGAAGCCCAACTTAGAAAAACGTGAAGAAAGGCTTGAAGACCTGAGGACTCCCCAACTCACCCCAGTCAGGAAAACGGAAAAAACCCGTCAGGATGAAGGCCTCCGGCTGCTGCCGTCAAAGAAACAGCCTCCTTCAATAAGCGACGTCGGAGAAAGCATCAAACAATTCTTTCAGCAGGtcttttcagagaagaaaagcaagcCAGTTCCAGTCACTGCCAAGAGCCAGAAAATAGTGAAAAACAGATCACATGTGTACAGCAGCTATGCTGAAGCTGAGCGGCTCACGGCAGCAGTTGGACACatgctggagaaaaaaatgacactttGCTGTGAGCATCGTGCCTCAAAGGCAAATCAGCACAAACAGGAGTTCCAAGCCCCAGTCTGTGGGTTTCCCTGCAACCGCAGGCACCTCTTCCACCCGGAACACAGCACAATGCTGGGCTACGCAGCCAGCAGTCAACAAGCCACTCTCAAGAGCCAGAGTTACCCCAACAGAGAGAAGCATATCAGAGATCAACAGTCCCTGAAAAGTGTCTGA
- the LOC118155309 gene encoding spermatogenesis-associated protein 31A1-like isoform X2, whose product MLKFLSDFWINTPSYTPWVLDIFLTLVFVVELYFLLAPCLSYFRHDPPSPSPGEKIMGHLLSQGQQRGRPKGRKKNRSLKDHLKVLERIRDSLSQLQRILGPHPEKGDFGQLSGPDPPGFITPPLRDSTLTTPSHCDSVALPLGTIHPSSSPCEDLATSGPAISGLGGSSSHVSVPALWCRETTKTWRISNPSVQQDHLSGHPPETSSSGDPTNSQMEAGSPFLLSSDGQNVVGIQVTERARINIREEKEKDGSFPKQTNTEKHLNPLGNLVKSLNAEQDTTTLKPVWDMEDLKQSSSPQKLSDPGILKEHFQKNYSQLFWGLPSRHSESLEANAWVSERSSTLRSPSFLFNGVPDVRPLQTETTMSPLLYQAQRPSHLRPGSQPFISPTPPCQLSHMAQAEAQARLQSSFPVQAPALASPINNSGVACPASQNKTQALTFPEMQRPGWSSKQPEGGLALPSRAQKPQDVFSAPTPNLPQGSLRAIIPENFPVSPELRSNLGTTQESPDLMQPPEKLPGTSQGRGKLRPLQFSESSGESSKDIQKVTFPLESNPCTPLGQIRGQTPQNLARCLESFPGKVLGAEPQVSEESERDLKMPSKRDSESDLLRRTERNRIENILKAHVGMKLGQLSEGFIPIHVRRSWLAVNQAFPLSNTHMKTSNLTTPKSERASVNTSLELSFLDPCTRQVLGRHIVRLWAKHNWSLALRVLKPIKLFKLEKVSSLSLTQRAGPSSATYESKPNSKVEKATFLRESPPAGLRKQVLTKASVQTPDSLMAARRSNLGYEEPKNPKRQGSRKSQSRMFTPTHNSENPTKPNLEKREERLEDLRTPQLTPVRKTEKTRQDEGLRLLPSKKQPPSISDVGESIKQFFQQVFSEKKSKPVPVTAKSQKIVKNRSHVYSSYAEAERLTAAVGHMLEKKMTLCCEHRASKANQHKQEFQAPVCGFPCNRRHLFHPEHSTMLGYAASSQQATLKSQSYPNREKHIRDQQSLKSV is encoded by the exons ATGCTAAAGTTTCTTAGTGATTTCTGGATAAACACCCCCAGCTATACACCATGGGTGTTAGATATCTTCCTCACCCTGGTATTTGTCGTGGAGTTATATTTCCTATTAGCCCCCTGCCTCTCTTACTTCCGTCATGATCCACCCTCACCATCGCCAGGGGAGAAGATAATG GGTCACCTTCTCTCCCAGGGTCAGCAGAGGGGGAGGcccaaaggcaggaagaaaaaccGCAGTCTGAAAG ACCACCTGAAAGTCCTGGAGAGGATTCGGGACTCGCTTTCACAACTGCAGCG CATCCTGGGGCCGCATCCTGAGAAAGGCGACTTTGGTCAGCTCTCTGGTCCAGATCCCCCAG GCTTCATTACTCCTCCCCTGCGGGATTCCACTCTGACGACTCCATCTCACTGTGACTCAGTGGCGCTTCCACTGGGCACCATCCATCCAAGCTCATCTCCATGTGAGGATCTGGCGACTTCTGGCCCAGCCATCTCAGGCCTTGGCGGCTCAAGCAGTCATGTCTCTGTGCCTGCACTCTGGTGTCGGGAAACTACCAAAACCTGGCGCATCTCCAACCCATCGGTCCAGCAAGATCATCTTTCCGGCCACCCACCAGAAACCTCGTCCTCGGGAGACCCCACAAACAGTCAGATGGAAGCTGGAAGCCCCTTTTTGCTCAGCTCTGATGGCCAGAATGTCGTGGGAATACAAGTCACAGAAAGAGCCAGGATCAACATtcgggaggaaaaagaaaaagatggatcaTTTCCAAAACAAACGAACACGGAAAAGCACTTGAATCCTTTGGGGAATTTGGTGAAATCATTGAATGCTGAGCAGGACACCACAACCCTAAAACCCGTCTGGGACATGGAAGACTTGAAACAATCGTCTAGTCCTCAGAAGCTCTCGGATCCTGGAATCCTGAAGGAACATTTTCAGAAGAATTATAGCCAGCTTTTCTGGGGCCTCCCCTCTCGGCACAGCGAATCCTTGGAGGCTAATGCCTGGGTGTCTGAGAGATCTTCTACTTTACGGTCTCCTTCTTTCTTGTTCAATGGCGTTCCCGATGTCCGCCCACTTCAAACAGAGACTACAATGTCTCCACTGCTTTACCAGGCCCAGCGCCCGTCCCATCTGAGGCCTGGGTCCCAACCCTTTATTTCGCCCACACCCCCATGCCAGCTCTCACACATGGCTCAGGCGGAGGCTCAGGCCCGTCTTCAATCCTCTTTCCCAGTCCAAGCTCCTGCTCTTGCATCCCCGATTAATAATTCTGGAGTAGCTTGCCCCGCGTCGCAGAATAAGACGCAAGCTCTCACCTTCCCTGAAATGCAGCGCCCTGGATGGTCTTCTAAACAACCAGAAGGTGGGTTGGCTTTACCCTCTAGGGCCCAAAAACCTCAGGATGTCTTTAGCGCCCCCACTCCTAACCTTCCCCAGGGCAGCTTGAGAGCAATCATTCCTGAGAACTTTCCAGTCAGTCCTGAACTCCGAAGCAACCTGGGAACGACCCAAGAGTCTCCGGATCTGATGCAGCCTCCGGAGAAACTGCCAGGGACAAGTCAGGGCAGGGGCAAACTCAGACCCTTGCAGTTCTCCGAGTCCTCGGGCGAAAGCAGCAAGGACATACAGAAGGTGACGTTCCCGCTAGAGAGTAATCCGTGCACACCTCTGGGACAAATTCGGGGGCAGACCCCGCAAAATCTAGCCAGGTGCCTGGAAAGCTTCCCAGGGAAGGTTCTGGGGGCAGAACCTCAAGTCTCTGAGGAATCGGAAAGAGACTTGAAGATGCCCTCGAAGAGAGACTCGGAAAGTGATTTATTAAGACGCACAGAGAGAAATCGTATAGAAAACATCCTGAAAGCCCACGTGGGCATGAAGTTGGGCCAGCTCAGTGAGGGCTTTATCCCCATCCATGTGCGTCGATCCTGGCTTGCTGTCAACCAGGCTTTTCCCCTGTCCAACACCCACATGAAGACCAGCAATCTAACAACCCCAAAAAGTGAAAGAGCCAGTGTGAACACATCCCTGGAGCTTTCCTTCCTCGATCCGTGCACTCGACAGGTGCTGGGACGCCATATTGTGAGGTTGTGGGCCAAACACAACTGGAGCCTAGCCCTCAGGGTCCTCAAGCCCATTAAGCTCTTTAAACTGGAAAAAGTTTCATCCTTATCCCTAACACAGCGTGCCGGTCCCTCCTCAGCCACCTATGAATCTAAGCCTAACTCAAAAGTTGAGAAAGCCACGTTCCTAAGAGAGTCACCACCGGCAGGTCTGAGAAAGCAGGTGCTGACCAAAGCATCTGTTCAGACGCCAGACAGTCTTATGGCAGCCAGAAGGAGCAACCTGGGGTATGAGGAGCCCAAGAACCCGAAACGTCAAGGCTCACGCAAGAGCCAGAGCCGGATGTTTACCCCTACTCACAACAGTGAGAACCCAACGAAGCCCAACTTAGAAAAACGTGAAGAAAGGCTTGAAGACCTGAGGACTCCCCAACTCACCCCAGTCAGGAAAACGGAAAAAACCCGTCAGGATGAAGGCCTCCGGCTGCTGCCGTCAAAGAAACAGCCTCCTTCAATAAGCGACGTCGGAGAAAGCATCAAACAATTCTTTCAGCAGGtcttttcagagaagaaaagcaagcCAGTTCCAGTCACTGCCAAGAGCCAGAAAATAGTGAAAAACAGATCACATGTGTACAGCAGCTATGCTGAAGCTGAGCGGCTCACGGCAGCAGTTGGACACatgctggagaaaaaaatgacactttGCTGTGAGCATCGTGCCTCAAAGGCAAATCAGCACAAACAGGAGTTCCAAGCCCCAGTCTGTGGGTTTCCCTGCAACCGCAGGCACCTCTTCCACCCGGAACACAGCACAATGCTGGGCTACGCAGCCAGCAGTCAACAAGCCACTCTCAAGAGCCAGAGTTACCCCAACAGAGAGAAGCATATCAGAGATCAACAGTCCCTGAAAAGTGTCTGA
- the LOC118155309 gene encoding spermatogenesis-associated protein 31A1-like isoform X3 yields the protein MLKFLSDFWINTPSYTPWVLDIFLTLVFVVELYFLLAPCLSYFRHDPPSPSPGEKIMGHLLSQGQQRGRPKGRKKNRSLKDHLKVLERIRDSLSQLQRILGPHPEKGDFGQLSGPDPPVALPLGTIHPSSSPCEDLATSGPAISGLGGSSSHVSVPALWCRETTKTWRISNPSVQQDHLSGHPPETSSSGDPTNSQMEAGSPFLLSSDGQNVVGIQVTERARINIREEKEKDGSFPKQTNTEKHLNPLGNLVKSLNAEQDTTTLKPVWDMEDLKQSSSPQKLSDPGILKEHFQKNYSQLFWGLPSRHSESLEANAWVSERSSTLRSPSFLFNGVPDVRPLQTETTMSPLLYQAQRPSHLRPGSQPFISPTPPCQLSHMAQAEAQARLQSSFPVQAPALASPINNSGVACPASQNKTQALTFPEMQRPGWSSKQPEGGLALPSRAQKPQDVFSAPTPNLPQGSLRAIIPENFPVSPELRSNLGTTQESPDLMQPPEKLPGTSQGRGKLRPLQFSESSGESSKDIQKVTFPLESNPCTPLGQIRGQTPQNLARCLESFPGKVLGAEPQVSEESERDLKMPSKRDSESDLLRRTERNRIENILKAHVGMKLGQLSEGFIPIHVRRSWLAVNQAFPLSNTHMKTSNLTTPKSERASVNTSLELSFLDPCTRQVLGRHIVRLWAKHNWSLALRVLKPIKLFKLEKVSSLSLTQRAGPSSATYESKPNSKVEKATFLRESPPAGLRKQVLTKASVQTPDSLMAARRSNLGYEEPKNPKRQGSRKSQSRMFTPTHNSENPTKPNLEKREERLEDLRTPQLTPVRKTEKTRQDEGLRLLPSKKQPPSISDVGESIKQFFQQVFSEKKSKPVPVTAKSQKIVKNRSHVYSSYAEAERLTAAVGHMLEKKMTLCCEHRASKANQHKQEFQAPVCGFPCNRRHLFHPEHSTMLGYAASSQQATLKSQSYPNREKHIRDQQSLKSV from the exons ATGCTAAAGTTTCTTAGTGATTTCTGGATAAACACCCCCAGCTATACACCATGGGTGTTAGATATCTTCCTCACCCTGGTATTTGTCGTGGAGTTATATTTCCTATTAGCCCCCTGCCTCTCTTACTTCCGTCATGATCCACCCTCACCATCGCCAGGGGAGAAGATAATG GGTCACCTTCTCTCCCAGGGTCAGCAGAGGGGGAGGcccaaaggcaggaagaaaaaccGCAGTCTGAAAG ACCACCTGAAAGTCCTGGAGAGGATTCGGGACTCGCTTTCACAACTGCAGCG CATCCTGGGGCCGCATCCTGAGAAAGGCGACTTTGGTCAGCTCTCTGGTCCAGATCCCCCAG TGGCGCTTCCACTGGGCACCATCCATCCAAGCTCATCTCCATGTGAGGATCTGGCGACTTCTGGCCCAGCCATCTCAGGCCTTGGCGGCTCAAGCAGTCATGTCTCTGTGCCTGCACTCTGGTGTCGGGAAACTACCAAAACCTGGCGCATCTCCAACCCATCGGTCCAGCAAGATCATCTTTCCGGCCACCCACCAGAAACCTCGTCCTCGGGAGACCCCACAAACAGTCAGATGGAAGCTGGAAGCCCCTTTTTGCTCAGCTCTGATGGCCAGAATGTCGTGGGAATACAAGTCACAGAAAGAGCCAGGATCAACATtcgggaggaaaaagaaaaagatggatcaTTTCCAAAACAAACGAACACGGAAAAGCACTTGAATCCTTTGGGGAATTTGGTGAAATCATTGAATGCTGAGCAGGACACCACAACCCTAAAACCCGTCTGGGACATGGAAGACTTGAAACAATCGTCTAGTCCTCAGAAGCTCTCGGATCCTGGAATCCTGAAGGAACATTTTCAGAAGAATTATAGCCAGCTTTTCTGGGGCCTCCCCTCTCGGCACAGCGAATCCTTGGAGGCTAATGCCTGGGTGTCTGAGAGATCTTCTACTTTACGGTCTCCTTCTTTCTTGTTCAATGGCGTTCCCGATGTCCGCCCACTTCAAACAGAGACTACAATGTCTCCACTGCTTTACCAGGCCCAGCGCCCGTCCCATCTGAGGCCTGGGTCCCAACCCTTTATTTCGCCCACACCCCCATGCCAGCTCTCACACATGGCTCAGGCGGAGGCTCAGGCCCGTCTTCAATCCTCTTTCCCAGTCCAAGCTCCTGCTCTTGCATCCCCGATTAATAATTCTGGAGTAGCTTGCCCCGCGTCGCAGAATAAGACGCAAGCTCTCACCTTCCCTGAAATGCAGCGCCCTGGATGGTCTTCTAAACAACCAGAAGGTGGGTTGGCTTTACCCTCTAGGGCCCAAAAACCTCAGGATGTCTTTAGCGCCCCCACTCCTAACCTTCCCCAGGGCAGCTTGAGAGCAATCATTCCTGAGAACTTTCCAGTCAGTCCTGAACTCCGAAGCAACCTGGGAACGACCCAAGAGTCTCCGGATCTGATGCAGCCTCCGGAGAAACTGCCAGGGACAAGTCAGGGCAGGGGCAAACTCAGACCCTTGCAGTTCTCCGAGTCCTCGGGCGAAAGCAGCAAGGACATACAGAAGGTGACGTTCCCGCTAGAGAGTAATCCGTGCACACCTCTGGGACAAATTCGGGGGCAGACCCCGCAAAATCTAGCCAGGTGCCTGGAAAGCTTCCCAGGGAAGGTTCTGGGGGCAGAACCTCAAGTCTCTGAGGAATCGGAAAGAGACTTGAAGATGCCCTCGAAGAGAGACTCGGAAAGTGATTTATTAAGACGCACAGAGAGAAATCGTATAGAAAACATCCTGAAAGCCCACGTGGGCATGAAGTTGGGCCAGCTCAGTGAGGGCTTTATCCCCATCCATGTGCGTCGATCCTGGCTTGCTGTCAACCAGGCTTTTCCCCTGTCCAACACCCACATGAAGACCAGCAATCTAACAACCCCAAAAAGTGAAAGAGCCAGTGTGAACACATCCCTGGAGCTTTCCTTCCTCGATCCGTGCACTCGACAGGTGCTGGGACGCCATATTGTGAGGTTGTGGGCCAAACACAACTGGAGCCTAGCCCTCAGGGTCCTCAAGCCCATTAAGCTCTTTAAACTGGAAAAAGTTTCATCCTTATCCCTAACACAGCGTGCCGGTCCCTCCTCAGCCACCTATGAATCTAAGCCTAACTCAAAAGTTGAGAAAGCCACGTTCCTAAGAGAGTCACCACCGGCAGGTCTGAGAAAGCAGGTGCTGACCAAAGCATCTGTTCAGACGCCAGACAGTCTTATGGCAGCCAGAAGGAGCAACCTGGGGTATGAGGAGCCCAAGAACCCGAAACGTCAAGGCTCACGCAAGAGCCAGAGCCGGATGTTTACCCCTACTCACAACAGTGAGAACCCAACGAAGCCCAACTTAGAAAAACGTGAAGAAAGGCTTGAAGACCTGAGGACTCCCCAACTCACCCCAGTCAGGAAAACGGAAAAAACCCGTCAGGATGAAGGCCTCCGGCTGCTGCCGTCAAAGAAACAGCCTCCTTCAATAAGCGACGTCGGAGAAAGCATCAAACAATTCTTTCAGCAGGtcttttcagagaagaaaagcaagcCAGTTCCAGTCACTGCCAAGAGCCAGAAAATAGTGAAAAACAGATCACATGTGTACAGCAGCTATGCTGAAGCTGAGCGGCTCACGGCAGCAGTTGGACACatgctggagaaaaaaatgacactttGCTGTGAGCATCGTGCCTCAAAGGCAAATCAGCACAAACAGGAGTTCCAAGCCCCAGTCTGTGGGTTTCCCTGCAACCGCAGGCACCTCTTCCACCCGGAACACAGCACAATGCTGGGCTACGCAGCCAGCAGTCAACAAGCCACTCTCAAGAGCCAGAGTTACCCCAACAGAGAGAAGCATATCAGAGATCAACAGTCCCTGAAAAGTGTCTGA